From the Pedobacter cryoconitis genome, one window contains:
- a CDS encoding nuclear transport factor 2 family protein, with amino-acid sequence MKSLYKHTILITLTAIAALSAAAQPQNNGVQHVDPLYQTVSGLDSTMFSAYNKRDLETFMSHFSPDLEFYDDRGGLSDYAHNLAAFKRNFTDPVHSSRRELVKGSLQVYRLGNFGALAIGVHKFYGTVNGKEELEATAKFTEIWENKNGKWQIKREMSYDHK; translated from the coding sequence ATGAAATCTTTATATAAACACACCATACTGATTACGCTGACCGCTATAGCCGCTTTGTCAGCTGCTGCGCAACCGCAAAATAACGGAGTTCAGCATGTTGACCCATTATATCAAACAGTGTCCGGATTAGATAGTACTATGTTTTCGGCTTATAATAAACGTGACCTTGAAACTTTCATGAGCCATTTTTCTCCCGATCTTGAATTTTATGATGACAGGGGCGGATTATCAGACTATGCACATAATTTAGCTGCATTTAAAAGGAATTTCACAGATCCGGTACACTCTTCAAGACGTGAACTGGTTAAAGGAAGCCTGCAAGTTTATCGTTTAGGTAATTTCGGCGCATTAGCTATTGGAGTTCACAAATTTTATGGCACTGTTAATGGAAAGGAAGAGTTAGAAGCCACTGCAAAGTTTACCGAAATTTGGGAAAACAAGAACGGGAAATGGCAGATAAAACGAGAAATGAGCTATGATCACAAATAA
- a CDS encoding NIPSNAP family protein, whose amino-acid sequence MERRKFLQSSMAVTAGLALNINPTIANDKDLISKEIYELREYEMHFGADQGQMDNYFKTALIPALNKYGIKAVGVFKEWRQSEPAKVYLLIPYPSPDHYISVNLKVKADAAYIKNSAAYNSIPADKPVYNRFISSLMIAFDGFPKIVIPSGEARIFELRTYEGYSEEAVKRKIKMFHDGEFSIFKRAKLDPVFFGEVIAGDKLPRITYMITCNGMEEHDKGWAAFLADPEWKKLAGDPQYANTISKISNSFLVPAPYSQV is encoded by the coding sequence ATGGAACGCAGGAAATTTCTTCAATCTTCAATGGCGGTTACTGCCGGTTTAGCGCTAAACATTAACCCTACAATTGCCAATGATAAGGATCTGATATCAAAAGAAATATATGAATTGCGTGAATATGAAATGCATTTTGGCGCTGATCAGGGGCAAATGGACAATTACTTTAAAACAGCGCTAATTCCTGCATTGAATAAATATGGCATAAAAGCAGTTGGTGTATTTAAGGAATGGCGGCAATCTGAACCGGCTAAAGTTTATTTACTGATACCTTATCCATCTCCTGATCACTATATCTCTGTAAATTTAAAAGTAAAAGCGGACGCAGCTTATATCAAAAATAGCGCTGCATATAACAGCATACCAGCCGATAAACCAGTCTACAACCGCTTTATTTCTTCTTTAATGATTGCATTTGATGGGTTTCCCAAAATTGTTATCCCATCAGGTGAAGCCCGCATATTTGAATTAAGGACTTATGAAGGTTATAGTGAAGAAGCTGTAAAAAGGAAAATTAAGATGTTCCATGACGGGGAATTTTCTATTTTTAAAAGAGCGAAGCTGGATCCTGTATTCTTTGGTGAAGTGATTGCTGGTGACAAGTTACCTCGTATAACGTATATGATTACATGTAACGGTATGGAAGAACATGACAAAGGCTGGGCTGCCTTCTTAGCTGATCCTGAATGGAAAAAATTAGCAGGGGATCCTCAGTATGCAAATACGATTTCTAAAATCAGTAATAGCTTTTTGGTTCCTGCACCTTATTCGCAGGTGTAG
- a CDS encoding beta-L-arabinofuranosidase domain-containing protein: MNISKSITLVFALVPSLLIAQPKTGSSYNYNRAPLAASTYIQLPLGSIKAKGWLLKQLELQKDGATGHAEELYSEASDLGAGSDWLGGKGESWERVPYYVKGLVALAYTLDDAELKKKAQKWINWTLDHQQPDGTFGPVKMNDWWPRMPMMYAIQSYYEATGDKRVIDFFTRYFKYQLNNLDQKPLTEWSKSRTGDNIEIVFWLYNITGEKSLLTLAEKLKSQAYPWASIYTKNQFYFYGDDFHTKHSVSVGQALKFPVLYSQLEQTAFYREATEKGIAHLIRDHGQASGIASGTEFLAGKSSFQGTETCTVVEWMQSLETAARIVHDAQVGDRLEKIAFNTLPAQFSRDIKSHLYYTQPNQVVCKHGNSGFDEDYDGALLLSPYSGMGCCRYNMHMGWPYFVKNSWTATPDKGLAVIAYAPVEVNAFVANSVPVKLQVVTDYPFEEKIRIKIELAKTAFFPLKLRIPAWCKNPQITVNGKKSAGVKPDQIYTINRKWDTQDEVVLNFPMEVKVTEQVNNSVTVERGPIVYALQIDAKYDQVKKHPVNGFFDYEVSAASAWNYGLVVNRNDLVGSIKVQQTTMPENPFIQATTPVKLKISAKKIPAWTLAYNQMHALEVPASPVASSEPTEEITLTPFGSENIRISNFPVIGIPKSSGKQFKEDFSHTTLKNWLIYGGSWYIKDGAFHSASNKGSWGYGIHGSKAIASGTLFDDLSYEALIRLNSKGNAGLLFRVTDQVIGADAYDGYYLGINASSGKVELGKSVDQKWVLLASKDQKLETGKAYKVRIEAKGSSIEVYFNDKATEPLISVTDTTFKSGTIGVRAYDALTTIDDLLVKELKTRK, from the coding sequence ATGAACATCAGTAAATCTATAACCTTAGTGTTTGCTTTGGTTCCTTCACTGCTTATTGCCCAGCCTAAAACCGGATCATCCTATAATTATAACCGTGCTCCGCTTGCTGCAAGTACTTATATACAACTCCCGCTGGGCAGTATCAAAGCTAAAGGATGGTTACTCAAACAGCTGGAGCTACAAAAAGACGGAGCAACAGGACATGCTGAAGAACTTTATTCAGAAGCTTCCGATCTTGGTGCAGGTTCTGACTGGCTTGGTGGCAAGGGTGAAAGCTGGGAACGTGTCCCCTACTATGTAAAAGGATTGGTTGCACTCGCCTATACACTGGATGATGCAGAGTTAAAGAAAAAGGCTCAGAAATGGATAAACTGGACTTTAGATCACCAACAACCTGATGGTACATTTGGCCCGGTAAAAATGAATGACTGGTGGCCCCGGATGCCAATGATGTATGCGATACAAAGCTATTATGAGGCTACAGGTGACAAAAGGGTCATTGATTTTTTTACCAGATATTTCAAATACCAGCTAAACAATCTGGATCAAAAACCGCTAACGGAATGGAGTAAATCAAGAACTGGTGATAATATAGAAATTGTATTCTGGCTTTATAATATCACCGGTGAAAAATCGCTTTTAACGCTTGCAGAGAAATTAAAATCACAAGCTTACCCATGGGCATCTATTTACACTAAGAATCAATTTTATTTTTATGGTGATGATTTCCATACCAAACATAGTGTCAGTGTGGGGCAGGCACTTAAATTCCCTGTACTCTATTCACAGCTGGAACAGACCGCATTTTACAGAGAAGCTACTGAAAAAGGGATTGCCCATTTAATAAGAGATCATGGTCAGGCATCAGGAATTGCTTCCGGAACTGAATTTCTGGCTGGAAAAAGTTCTTTTCAGGGAACTGAAACCTGTACTGTTGTGGAATGGATGCAAAGTCTGGAAACCGCAGCCAGAATAGTGCATGATGCACAGGTTGGAGACAGGCTGGAAAAGATTGCTTTTAATACATTGCCGGCACAGTTCAGCAGAGATATCAAATCTCATTTATATTATACACAGCCAAATCAAGTAGTCTGTAAACATGGAAACTCCGGCTTTGATGAGGATTATGATGGGGCGTTGCTTTTAAGCCCGTATTCAGGAATGGGCTGCTGTAGGTATAATATGCATATGGGCTGGCCGTATTTTGTAAAAAATAGCTGGACAGCAACTCCGGATAAAGGGCTGGCGGTAATTGCTTATGCCCCGGTTGAAGTCAACGCTTTTGTCGCAAACTCAGTTCCAGTTAAACTTCAAGTCGTTACTGATTATCCGTTTGAGGAAAAAATAAGAATTAAAATAGAGCTGGCAAAAACTGCTTTTTTTCCTTTGAAACTGAGGATTCCAGCGTGGTGCAAAAATCCACAAATTACTGTTAATGGTAAAAAATCGGCTGGCGTTAAACCAGATCAGATTTACACGATTAACAGAAAATGGGACACACAAGACGAAGTTGTACTCAACTTCCCTATGGAAGTAAAAGTAACTGAGCAGGTTAATAATTCTGTAACTGTAGAACGCGGTCCAATTGTATATGCATTGCAAATTGATGCAAAATATGATCAGGTTAAAAAACATCCGGTAAATGGTTTCTTTGATTATGAAGTGTCTGCTGCTTCTGCGTGGAATTACGGACTGGTTGTTAACCGGAATGACTTGGTAGGGTCTATAAAAGTTCAGCAAACTACAATGCCCGAAAATCCCTTTATCCAGGCTACTACACCAGTTAAACTGAAAATTTCAGCTAAAAAAATACCTGCCTGGACTTTGGCTTATAATCAGATGCATGCTTTAGAAGTACCAGCAAGCCCGGTTGCCTCTTCAGAACCAACAGAAGAAATTACACTTACCCCGTTTGGGAGTGAAAACATCAGGATCAGTAATTTCCCCGTTATTGGCATTCCCAAAAGTTCAGGAAAACAGTTTAAAGAAGATTTCAGCCACACAACGCTTAAAAACTGGTTGATTTATGGCGGAAGCTGGTATATTAAGGACGGGGCATTTCATTCTGCTTCCAATAAAGGTTCATGGGGATATGGGATACATGGGTCAAAAGCGATTGCCAGCGGAACACTGTTTGATGATCTGAGTTACGAAGCATTAATCCGGCTCAATTCAAAAGGCAATGCAGGATTATTGTTCAGAGTTACTGATCAGGTTATCGGCGCCGATGCTTACGATGGTTACTATTTAGGGATTAATGCATCGTCAGGAAAAGTGGAATTAGGTAAATCAGTTGATCAGAAATGGGTTTTATTGGCATCAAAAGACCAAAAACTGGAAACCGGAAAAGCATATAAAGTTAGAATAGAGGCAAAAGGCAGTTCTATTGAAGTGTATTTTAACGACAAAGCTACGGAACCTTTAATTTCAGTGACAGATACTACGTTTAAAAGTGGTACTATAGGTGTCAGAGCATATGATGCGCTGACAACCATTGATGATTTACTTGTTAAGGAGCTGAAGACGAGGAAATAG